One window of Bacteroidales bacterium genomic DNA carries:
- a CDS encoding PDZ domain-containing protein — translation EKSEVTKIGLQVKNLTDAIRSRLRHNAYEGEQGVIVIKVKRYSHAAEAGIQPGDLITKIEDHQISSVNDYKDVLESYDPGEVVIFYMLRANQKYHAFIKIPK, via the coding sequence GAGAAAAGTGAAGTCACCAAAATAGGTCTGCAAGTTAAGAATCTTACTGATGCCATTCGTTCCCGACTGCGACACAATGCTTATGAGGGTGAACAGGGAGTAATTGTGATCAAGGTAAAACGCTACAGCCATGCTGCAGAAGCAGGCATTCAACCTGGGGATTTGATTACCAAGATTGAAGATCATCAAATCAGTTCAGTAAATGATTACAAGGATGTTCTGGAATCATATGACCCGGGTGAGGTGGTAATATTCTATATGCTCAGAGCAAACCAGAAATATCATGCCTTCATAAAAATACCGAAATAA